Proteins encoded by one window of Pseudomonas sp. HR96:
- the dmeF gene encoding CDF family Co(II)/Ni(II) efflux transporter DmeF, translating into MNSNTSFTHEHVYLGSAHDENAKRTLWVVILTVVMMVGEIAAGYITGSMALLADGFHMATHAGALGIAAAAYAYAKRHASSTRFSFGTGKVGDLGGFASALILGLVSLGIGVESFIRLLQPTDVQFGTATLIAIVGLGVNIVSALLLGHGHSHGHDHNHSSHGGDNNLRSAYIHVIADALTSVLAIAALLAGRYLGWVWLDPVMGIVGAIVIARWAWSLMGATAGVLLDQTDDHVADEIRELVEQPGDAKITDLHVWRVGPEAHAAIVSVLGASTTNADSIRDRLKPVHEVSHLTIEFRAALPAT; encoded by the coding sequence ATGAACAGCAACACCAGCTTTACGCACGAGCACGTATATCTCGGCTCGGCACATGATGAGAATGCAAAACGTACCCTTTGGGTGGTAATACTTACCGTTGTGATGATGGTCGGTGAGATTGCTGCGGGGTACATCACAGGGTCTATGGCTTTGCTAGCCGATGGATTTCATATGGCTACCCATGCGGGTGCGTTGGGAATCGCAGCGGCGGCTTACGCGTATGCCAAGCGTCATGCATCCAGCACCCGCTTCAGTTTTGGTACCGGCAAGGTGGGAGATCTGGGCGGCTTTGCGTCAGCGCTTATCCTCGGATTGGTATCTCTGGGAATCGGTGTTGAGTCCTTCATTCGTCTGCTCCAGCCAACTGATGTCCAATTCGGGACGGCAACGCTGATTGCTATTGTGGGCCTGGGAGTCAACATAGTAAGCGCTTTGTTGCTCGGCCACGGTCACAGTCATGGCCACGATCACAATCATAGTTCTCACGGCGGTGATAACAACCTGAGGTCAGCGTACATTCATGTGATTGCCGATGCCCTGACGTCTGTTCTTGCCATCGCTGCGCTGCTTGCTGGCCGCTACCTCGGATGGGTCTGGCTTGATCCAGTCATGGGTATTGTGGGTGCAATTGTGATCGCACGGTGGGCCTGGAGCCTGATGGGCGCTACTGCGGGAGTTCTGCTGGATCAAACCGACGATCATGTTGCAGATGAAATTCGCGAACTAGTTGAACAACCTGGCGATGCCAAAATTACCGACCTGCACGTGTGGCGTGTTGGTCCGGAAGCCCATGCTGCAATTGTCAGTGTTCTTGGGGCCTCTACAACAAATGCGGATAGCATCCGTGATCGGTTGAAGCCTGTTCACGAAGTTAGCCACCTCACGATTGAGTTTCGAGCAGCATTGCCTGCTACGTAG
- a CDS encoding metal/formaldehyde-sensitive transcriptional repressor, with protein sequence MTHVASNKDDLLKRVKRIAGQIQAVERALESDHDCAKTLHLVAATRGAINGLMDEIIEDHAREHVANPALSDEERSKGVEELLEAIRRYSK encoded by the coding sequence ATGACGCACGTAGCATCAAACAAAGACGATCTGCTTAAACGCGTAAAGCGCATTGCAGGCCAGATCCAGGCTGTAGAACGGGCTCTTGAGTCAGATCACGACTGTGCCAAGACGCTCCACCTTGTGGCCGCCACGCGCGGGGCTATCAATGGCCTGATGGACGAAATCATCGAAGATCACGCCAGGGAGCATGTGGCTAATCCGGCGCTGAGCGATGAAGAGCGGTCCAAGGGCGTCGAAGAGCTTCTCGAAGCCATTCGACGCTATTCCAAGTGA
- a CDS encoding metalloregulator ArsR/SmtB family transcription factor, with protein MYLSPVTLFKCLGDETRTRLMLMLAAQGELCVCELIWALDDNQPKVSRHLAQLRTCGLLEDRRQGQWIYYRLHPQLPVWVLDVLQVTLKANHAWVDQDSNRLESMQDRPVRQAACC; from the coding sequence ATGTACCTTTCCCCGGTAACCCTTTTCAAATGCTTAGGCGACGAGACACGAACCCGCCTCATGCTCATGCTGGCTGCGCAGGGTGAGCTATGCGTGTGCGAACTTATCTGGGCACTTGACGACAACCAACCCAAGGTTTCCCGTCACCTGGCCCAGTTGCGTACCTGCGGGCTGCTGGAGGATCGCCGGCAAGGACAATGGATCTACTACCGCCTTCACCCCCAATTGCCGGTCTGGGTCCTGGACGTGCTCCAGGTAACCCTCAAAGCCAATCATGCCTGGGTTGATCAAGATTCCAATCGGCTCGAATCCATGCAGGACCGTCCTGTTCGCCAAGCTGCTTGCTGCTGA
- a CDS encoding arsenic transporter, producing MLTAAAIFVFTLVLVIWQPKGLGVGWSAAAGAILALLTGVVSLSDVPTVWQIVWNATATFIAVIIISLLLDEAGFFEWAALHVARWGKGSGGRLFALMILLGAAVSALFANDGAALILTPIVIAMLNALRFSPASTLAFVMAAGFIADTASLPLVVSNLVNIVSADFFNVGFGEYASIMWPVNLVSVAATLLMLWLFYKKDIPARYVPEQLDVPRRAIRDRATFIAGWWVLVLLLVGLFALEPLGIPISAVAAACALILLIVAGRGHVISTRNVIKHAPWQVVVFSLGMYLVVYGLRNAGLTDAFTALLNALAEQGLWAATLGTGLAAALLSSVMNNMPSVLIGALSIQGSNASGIVHQGMVYANVIGCDLGPKITPIGSLATLLWLHVLAQKDIRITWGYYFKVGSLLTLPILLVTLAALALRLSLHA from the coding sequence ATGCTTACTGCGGCTGCAATTTTTGTATTCACATTGGTACTGGTGATCTGGCAGCCCAAGGGCTTGGGCGTCGGTTGGAGCGCAGCGGCAGGAGCCATTCTTGCTCTACTAACTGGCGTTGTCAGCCTGAGTGACGTACCTACCGTATGGCAAATTGTATGGAACGCCACCGCTACCTTTATTGCCGTCATCATTATTAGCCTGTTGCTCGATGAAGCCGGCTTTTTCGAATGGGCTGCGCTTCATGTGGCGCGCTGGGGAAAGGGAAGTGGAGGACGATTATTTGCGCTAATGATCCTCTTAGGTGCTGCCGTTTCGGCTCTATTTGCCAATGACGGCGCAGCGTTGATCCTAACGCCTATCGTAATTGCCATGCTGAACGCTTTGCGCTTTAGCCCTGCCTCTACTCTAGCGTTCGTCATGGCTGCAGGTTTCATCGCAGACACTGCGAGCTTGCCCCTGGTGGTCTCCAACCTGGTCAACATCGTCTCTGCTGACTTCTTCAACGTAGGCTTCGGGGAGTACGCCTCGATCATGTGGCCGGTGAACCTGGTCAGCGTGGCAGCCACGTTGTTGATGCTTTGGCTGTTCTACAAAAAAGACATTCCCGCACGGTACGTGCCTGAGCAGCTGGACGTGCCCAGGCGCGCCATTCGCGACCGTGCGACCTTTATTGCGGGCTGGTGGGTACTGGTGCTACTGCTGGTGGGCTTGTTCGCCTTAGAGCCGCTGGGGATACCCATCAGCGCTGTGGCAGCGGCGTGCGCGCTTATCCTCCTGATCGTCGCTGGCAGGGGCCACGTCATCTCGACCCGAAACGTGATCAAGCATGCCCCGTGGCAGGTCGTGGTCTTCTCCTTGGGAATGTATCTGGTCGTGTATGGGTTGCGTAACGCCGGCCTGACAGATGCCTTTACCGCGTTACTCAATGCGCTGGCTGAGCAAGGCCTGTGGGCAGCTACCCTGGGTACTGGCCTAGCCGCCGCCCTGCTGTCCTCAGTCATGAACAACATGCCTAGTGTTCTGATCGGAGCCCTTTCTATTCAGGGTAGCAATGCCTCGGGCATCGTCCACCAGGGCATGGTGTACGCCAATGTCATTGGCTGTGATCTGGGCCCAAAAATTACCCCTATTGGTAGCCTGGCTACCCTGCTGTGGCTGCATGTCCTTGCACAGAAAGACATCCGCATTACCTGGGGTTATTACTTCAAGGTCGGCAGCCTCCTGACCCTTCCCATCCTGCTCGTCACCTTGGCCGCATTGGCCCTGCGGCTGAGTCTTCACGCTTAG
- a CDS encoding arsenate reductase ArsC, producing the protein MKVLFMCTANSCRSVLSEGLFNHLAPYGMVGISSGSFPSGSLNPRAVSTLQGLGVDTSTLYSKGSESFQDNPPDIVITVCDKAGGEPCPVYFGPAIKSHWGLSDPSDVEGSDEEVQAAFDATVAHIRRRFEAFFALDFNALDSTELKRALDQIGAL; encoded by the coding sequence ATGAAAGTTCTATTTATGTGTACCGCCAATAGCTGCCGGAGCGTGCTCTCTGAAGGCTTGTTCAACCACCTTGCGCCTTATGGAATGGTGGGGATCAGCTCTGGCAGCTTTCCCAGCGGAAGTTTGAACCCCCGCGCAGTGAGTACCTTGCAAGGTCTAGGCGTGGATACTTCGACGCTCTACAGCAAGGGATCGGAGAGTTTCCAGGACAACCCGCCTGATATTGTCATCACCGTCTGCGACAAGGCCGGAGGCGAGCCATGCCCGGTATACTTCGGACCCGCCATCAAAAGCCACTGGGGCCTGTCCGACCCCTCGGACGTCGAGGGCAGCGATGAGGAGGTCCAGGCCGCGTTTGACGCCACCGTGGCGCATATTCGCCGGCGTTTCGAAGCCTTCTTCGCACTTGACTTCAACGCGCTCGACTCCACGGAGCTGAAACGTGCCCTTGATCAGATAGGTGCACTGTGA
- the arsH gene encoding arsenical resistance protein ArsH, translating into MNDSVKTDPSDFPSLDVSLLNIPTQDQLAQGEPATHRPRILLLYGSTRERSFSRLLTQEAARILELMGAETAIFDPSGLPLPDDAPVEHPKVQELRSLVMWSEGQVWCSPERHGSMSAVFKAQIDWIPLALGAVRPSQGKTLAVMQVCGGSQSFNTVNQLRVLGRWMRMVTIPNQSSVPKAFLEFDEAGRMKPSSYYDRVVDVMEELMKFTLLIRGREEYLVNRYSERKESAEALSQRVNQRSI; encoded by the coding sequence ATGAACGATTCGGTGAAGACCGATCCGAGCGATTTTCCGAGCCTGGATGTATCGCTATTGAACATTCCTACCCAGGATCAACTCGCCCAGGGCGAGCCAGCGACACACAGGCCAAGAATCCTGCTGCTCTACGGGTCCACTCGGGAGCGCTCCTTCAGCAGACTGCTGACCCAGGAAGCGGCCCGCATCCTGGAGCTTATGGGGGCAGAGACCGCGATCTTCGATCCGTCAGGTCTACCCCTGCCCGATGACGCACCGGTGGAGCATCCCAAGGTGCAGGAGCTAAGGAGCCTGGTGATGTGGTCGGAAGGCCAGGTGTGGTGTTCTCCTGAACGCCATGGCTCAATGTCTGCGGTGTTCAAGGCTCAGATTGATTGGATTCCCCTGGCACTGGGCGCGGTACGCCCTTCACAAGGCAAGACCCTGGCGGTGATGCAGGTCTGCGGAGGCTCGCAATCGTTCAACACGGTCAACCAGCTGCGGGTGTTAGGCCGCTGGATGCGCATGGTCACGATCCCCAACCAATCCTCCGTACCCAAAGCCTTTCTGGAGTTCGATGAGGCTGGCCGCATGAAGCCTTCCAGCTACTACGACCGTGTGGTGGATGTCATGGAGGAATTGATGAAATTCACCCTGCTGATTCGCGGCCGTGAGGAGTACCTGGTAAATCGCTACTCCGAGCGTAAGGAGAGCGCCGAAGCGCTTTCCCAGCGTGTGAATCAGCGGTCCATTTAA
- a CDS encoding arsinothricin resistance N-acetyltransferase ArsN1 family B codes for MSISSMVRTAARTDAAAIQGIYAPMVERTAISFELEPPTVQEMAERIESTLFKYPYLVAERGGQVVGYAYASQHRAREAYQWSVDVTVYVAPQAHRSGIARALYSRLIPILERQGLHTAYAGIALPNAGSVGLHEALGFEHLGTYTEVGFKHGKWQDVGYWRKRLNSATPPGPIVPFSQLIEARQAGNHFIL; via the coding sequence ATGAGCATCAGCAGCATGGTCAGGACCGCGGCCCGTACGGATGCCGCTGCCATCCAGGGTATCTATGCCCCGATGGTGGAGCGAACCGCGATTTCCTTTGAGCTGGAACCGCCGACCGTTCAAGAGATGGCGGAGCGCATCGAATCAACCCTGTTCAAATACCCGTACCTGGTTGCGGAGCGTGGGGGTCAAGTGGTGGGCTATGCCTACGCCAGCCAGCACAGGGCCAGAGAAGCTTACCAATGGTCAGTGGACGTGACCGTGTATGTGGCTCCCCAAGCGCATCGTAGCGGAATCGCCCGCGCGCTGTACTCACGCCTGATTCCGATCCTGGAACGCCAGGGACTTCACACCGCTTATGCCGGTATCGCGCTCCCAAACGCGGGAAGCGTAGGGCTACATGAAGCGCTAGGTTTCGAACACCTGGGCACCTATACCGAAGTCGGCTTCAAGCATGGCAAATGGCAAGACGTCGGGTACTGGCGCAAGCGCTTGAACAGTGCAACACCCCCAGGGCCGATTGTTCCGTTTAGCCAGCTTATCGAGGCAAGGCAGGCTGGAAATCACTTCATTTTATAG
- a CDS encoding DUF411 domain-containing protein encodes MKLISLTTAGRRTVAAIALAVASVAQAAPAHVIDVYRDPNCGCCSKWIAYLRDNGFTVNDHLEENMSPVKAKLGVPEKLMSCHTGVVNGKFIEGHVPVQQIAELERRTDLVGVAAPGMPMGSPGMETGHKSAYQVIGLKKTGEQEVVADYLSQ; translated from the coding sequence ATGAAACTCATAAGCCTAACTACCGCTGGACGGCGCACTGTCGCAGCCATCGCGCTGGCTGTCGCGTCAGTGGCACAAGCCGCTCCTGCGCACGTGATCGACGTTTACCGGGACCCCAATTGCGGATGCTGTTCCAAGTGGATTGCTTACCTGCGGGACAATGGCTTCACGGTCAATGACCATCTGGAAGAAAACATGAGCCCGGTGAAGGCCAAGCTGGGTGTGCCTGAGAAATTGATGTCATGTCACACCGGTGTGGTGAACGGCAAGTTCATCGAGGGGCATGTCCCGGTGCAACAGATCGCTGAGCTTGAACGCCGGACCGACCTGGTCGGCGTGGCGGCACCTGGCATGCCTATGGGCTCACCAGGTATGGAAACAGGGCACAAAAGCGCTTATCAGGTCATCGGACTGAAAAAGACCGGCGAGCAGGAGGTGGTGGCTGACTACCTGTCGCAGTGA
- a CDS encoding four-helix bundle copper-binding protein — protein sequence MNSGYDDYILECLRCAMACESCASACLQEHDVQMMAKCIKLDRDCADLCRLAATLMARQSPLAKEFCVLCAKACTACADECGHHEADHCQHCAQACHACAQACEAVAA from the coding sequence ATGAACAGTGGATATGATGACTACATTTTAGAGTGCCTACGCTGTGCGATGGCATGTGAAAGCTGTGCTTCGGCCTGCTTGCAAGAGCACGATGTTCAAATGATGGCGAAATGCATAAAGCTGGATAGGGATTGTGCAGATTTGTGCAGACTCGCGGCGACCTTGATGGCTCGCCAAAGTCCTCTGGCCAAAGAATTTTGCGTCCTGTGCGCAAAAGCGTGCACAGCCTGCGCAGACGAGTGCGGCCACCACGAGGCCGATCACTGCCAGCATTGCGCTCAGGCTTGCCATGCCTGTGCTCAGGCCTGTGAGGCGGTGGCAGCCTAA
- a CDS encoding heavy metal sensor histidine kinase produces the protein MKPGSLTLRLSLLFVVAVAVVLMIVGVAFNELSRHHFRALDAQALGEKLEAINQIAKESGANPELLKARWHTLLGAHPDLSAVFLKTDGTPFFAEPPQSAAPSLAQATQRDGVWEWENEGRMFRALTASISLPTASPPLTAWLVLDVTTHMHFFAMLERWFWGVLLASTVLSAALGWLVAKNGLRPVARVTQTAASMSAGSLKERIPLEPVPDELRELITAFNSMLGRLDDSFVRLSNFSADIAHELRTPISNLRTHTEVILAKKRAPEVYEENLSSNLEELNRLSEIIDAMLFLAKSDNGLIVPESAELDLRTVVSKLFGYYEFLAEDKGIQLQASGNASIFADSVMIDRVVSNLLSNALRYTPSGATIEVSIHDHGGRVELRVENPGPEIAPQHLDRIFDRFYRVDPARREGAGNAGLGLAIARSLMQAHGGTISCTSTSCRTAFTLTFVRCHHS, from the coding sequence ATGAAGCCTGGCTCACTCACCCTGCGCTTGAGCCTTTTGTTTGTGGTCGCGGTCGCCGTCGTCCTCATGATCGTGGGCGTTGCCTTCAACGAGCTGAGCCGTCACCACTTTCGCGCCCTGGATGCGCAGGCGCTGGGAGAAAAGCTGGAAGCGATTAACCAGATCGCGAAGGAATCAGGCGCAAACCCGGAACTGCTCAAGGCGCGCTGGCACACCCTCCTGGGGGCACATCCCGATCTCAGTGCTGTATTTCTGAAGACCGATGGGACGCCTTTTTTTGCAGAACCTCCCCAATCAGCGGCGCCGTCGCTCGCGCAGGCCACCCAGCGCGATGGCGTCTGGGAGTGGGAGAACGAAGGCCGCATGTTCAGGGCCCTGACCGCCTCGATATCGCTACCCACTGCCAGCCCACCGCTGACCGCCTGGCTTGTCCTGGATGTGACCACGCATATGCACTTCTTTGCCATGCTCGAACGCTGGTTCTGGGGCGTTCTATTGGCCAGTACGGTGTTGAGCGCTGCCCTAGGGTGGCTGGTCGCCAAGAACGGACTGCGCCCGGTAGCCAGGGTGACCCAGACCGCTGCGTCGATGTCTGCAGGCTCGCTGAAGGAGCGGATTCCCTTGGAGCCGGTGCCGGATGAGTTGCGTGAGCTCATCACCGCGTTCAACTCAATGCTTGGCCGCCTGGACGATTCCTTTGTGCGCCTATCGAATTTCTCTGCTGACATTGCGCACGAGCTCCGTACACCGATCAGCAACCTGCGGACCCACACCGAAGTTATCCTGGCCAAAAAGCGTGCGCCCGAGGTGTACGAAGAGAATTTGAGTTCCAACCTGGAAGAGCTCAATCGTCTTTCGGAAATCATCGACGCGATGCTGTTCCTGGCCAAGTCCGATAACGGGCTAATCGTGCCGGAGTCTGCTGAACTGGATCTGAGAACAGTCGTCAGCAAGCTGTTCGGCTATTACGAGTTTCTGGCCGAGGACAAGGGGATTCAGCTCCAAGCATCAGGCAACGCCTCGATCTTCGCGGACAGCGTGATGATCGACCGTGTCGTGTCGAATCTGTTGTCCAATGCCCTGCGCTACACGCCGTCCGGGGCGACGATTGAGGTCAGTATCCACGACCATGGCGGACGGGTAGAGCTTCGGGTGGAAAACCCTGGCCCCGAAATAGCCCCGCAGCACCTGGACCGCATCTTTGATCGGTTCTACCGAGTGGACCCGGCGCGGCGAGAAGGCGCCGGGAATGCGGGGCTGGGTCTAGCGATTGCCCGGTCCTTGATGCAAGCACATGGCGGCACTATCTCGTGCACGTCAACTAGCTGCCGAACAGCCTTTACCCTAACGTTTGTGCGCTGTCACCATTCATGA
- a CDS encoding heavy metal response regulator transcription factor, which produces MKLLVAEDEPKTGIYLQQGLREAGFNVDRVVTGTDAVDQALNEAYDLLILDVMMPGLDGWEVIRRLRTAGQSVPVLFLTARDGVDDRVKGLELGADDYLVKPFAFSELLARVRTLLRRGSSSLPVQTSLQIGDLQVDLLKRRATRGGKRIDLTAKEFALLELLMRRQGEVLSKSLIASQVWDMNFDSDTNVIEVAIRRLRAKIDDDFEAKLLHTCRGMGYMLDAQDEG; this is translated from the coding sequence ATGAAACTGTTGGTAGCCGAAGACGAACCGAAGACTGGAATCTATCTGCAGCAAGGCCTGCGGGAGGCCGGCTTCAATGTGGACCGCGTGGTCACAGGCACAGATGCCGTTGACCAGGCGCTCAATGAAGCCTATGACCTGTTGATTCTTGACGTGATGATGCCGGGCCTGGATGGCTGGGAAGTCATCAGACGCCTTCGCACCGCTGGCCAGTCCGTACCGGTGCTGTTTCTGACCGCACGCGACGGGGTAGACGACCGGGTCAAGGGCCTGGAGCTGGGCGCCGATGATTACCTGGTTAAGCCATTTGCTTTTTCAGAACTGCTGGCACGGGTGCGAACACTGCTACGGCGCGGCAGCAGCAGCCTGCCGGTTCAAACAAGCCTGCAAATCGGAGACCTTCAGGTGGATTTGCTCAAGCGTCGGGCGACTCGGGGCGGCAAGCGAATCGACCTTACGGCCAAAGAGTTCGCACTGCTGGAGTTACTGATGCGCCGGCAAGGTGAGGTGTTGTCCAAATCGCTGATAGCTTCCCAGGTCTGGGACATGAATTTCGACAGCGACACAAATGTTATCGAGGTGGCGATACGGCGGTTGAGGGCCAAGATTGACGATGACTTCGAGGCAAAACTGCTGCATACCTGCCGGGGGATGGGTTACATGCTAGACGCGCAGGACGAAGGATGA
- a CDS encoding heavy-metal-associated domain-containing protein: MYQFNVQGMNCGHCVKSITAAVTALDSEATVDVDLESRTVQVQSRQPAQALLEAIQEKGYPAELA; this comes from the coding sequence ATGTATCAGTTCAACGTGCAAGGCATGAATTGCGGTCATTGTGTCAAATCGATCACCGCAGCGGTCACGGCTTTGGACAGTGAGGCCACGGTCGATGTGGACTTGGAAAGCCGTACCGTACAGGTTCAAAGCCGCCAGCCAGCGCAGGCCCTGCTCGAAGCAATTCAGGAAAAAGGCTATCCCGCTGAGCTTGCCTGA